The segment AAACCATAATGCCCGCAATTATCGCAAAGCAGCATCCCAAAACCGTCGGGGTGAGGAAAGGACGTAAGAGCAAGAATCCCAGCAATCCGCCGATAGGTTCGGCTAGACCCGAGGCGAGCGAGAGAAAGAATGCTTTGCGCTTATTGCCCGTGGCGTGGTAGATAGGGATAGCCACCGAGATACCCTCCGGGATGTTGTGCAGCGCAATAGCGATAGCGATCGGTAGTGCCAGAGACAGATCCGTCAGCGCGGACATAAAGGTAACCATACCCTCGGGGAAGTTGTGGATAGCGAGAACTATCGCCGTGACCATACCTGTACGTAGCAAGCTCTGCTGGTGCACGGTCGTCGTTTGGACGGATTCGTTCTGAAGGTTTCGCACCGCACTCTGGTCGGGTAGCTCGTGAGGGTTTTCCGCCTCCGGGATCAGACGGTCAATGATGCCAATCAGTGCCACCCCCGCGAAGAAAGCGAGCGTAGCATAGAGCGTCGCCAGTCGCTCTCCATAGAACGGCGTCATCGTCGTCTCCGCAGAGCGAAAGAGCTCCACAAAAGAGACATAAACCATCACGCCCGCTGAGAAGCCCAGCGAGACCGATAGGAAGATACGATTGGTGCGCTTGGTAAAGAAGATCAGAGCACTCCCGATGCCGGTAGAGAGACCCGCCCAGAGGGTAATCAGGAAGGCATAGAAGACCTGTGTATTACTCGTATCTAGCAACATAAGCGTCTAGAGCGGCTAAAGCTAGAACCAGTGGATGCGCTTGAAGAGCCAGAAAGCGATCGCCGAGAAGATCAAGCAGACCACCATAATGCCTATAAAGGCCAACGGGTGCTCAGCCCATGGCAGATCGACGTTCATACCATACAGTGAGGCGACCAACGTAGGGAGCATCAGGATCATTGAGATACTGGTCATGCGGCGCATGATCGTATTGATATTGTTGTTGATGATCCCCCCGAAGGCATCCATCGTTCCGTTCATTACATCGCTGTACACATTGACCATGTTGTACGCCTGGTTGAGCTCGATCGTTACGTCCTCCGCTAGGTCGGTGTCGTACTGCTCATAGTGGCTCACCTTAAAGCGTCCGATGACCGACTCATTGCCTCGGATGGAGGTGTTGAAGTAGACGAAGCACTTCTGCAGACGCATCATCTGTAGGAGGTCTTCGTTGCGAATACTTTTCTCCAGCGCCTCCTCGGTCTCTAGGATGAGGAAGCTGATCTGCTTCAAGTATTTGAGGAACCATACGGCCGAGCTCATGATGAGCCGGAGGATAAAGTCTATATCCGTGTCAACCGAGATCCCCTTGCGCTGATTGTGCTGGATGAAGTCTGGCATGAGGTCCGTGCGGTGGTAGCAGATAGTGACGATGAGCTGCTTCTCTAGATGCGATATGATACCGACGGGGACCGTGTTGTAAGGGGTCGTGCCCTCAGGTGTCTCGATCGGAATACGTATGATGGTGAGTCGCCAGCCATCCTCCTCCTCCGTACGAGGGCGCTCATCGCTATCCGCTGTATCTCCGATGAAGCCGTCGGGGATGCCCAGTTCGTCGCAGAGGTAGTCTATATCCTCCGAGGTGGGCTGCACCACCTTGACCCACGTGTGTGGCTCTAGGGTGTCGACTTGAGTAAACTGCTGCTTGGGTAGGTAAAACTTCCGCATAATATCTATGGCTCTTAAGGGGTAATTGGTAGGGGGTGAAACTTAAGAGACCTCCTGCTCCTATGCGGTACCTAGTCAAGTAGATCTAGGCGTTGGGTGACCCTAGGCAGACGCTAGGGCGTAGGCTCCGCAGTAGAGGAGGTCTACACGAGAGGCTCCGAGACTTACTCGGCGGTAAGGAGTCGTCCATAACGATTCTAGGGATTAATTACGTTTGCGTGATCTGTGAATTAAGGAGCATGACCGGCAGACCTATACAATAACTATATATAAGCGACCGCCCCATGCCTCTACCCCGCAAAGGTACGAAATTTAGAGATTAGAGGTTAGAGGTTAGAAATTAGAGGTTAGAGCGGGACGAGTAACCCTGTGTAGGGACGCTCGGTCTGTGCGTCCGTTGTATCAAAGCGAGACGGCGCCATGTAGCTGTGCGTCCGTTGTCGAACCAGCTTGACGCAGTAACCTTTAACGGGGACGGACGCCATCCGACATCTATACTCTGCGAAAAGGGGACCTCGTGAGAGGTCCGACGCATCGTAGCCGTCGGTCGGAGGGGCTACGCCCCGAACGACCGATGGTGGCAATATGGTAACGGTTTATCGACCCCTTGTGGGTCGGACCAGACAAGGGCTACAGCTCCAGTCCGACCTCCCACAAGGGGAGGTCGCTTGTTTCAGGTGGCTTTCCTACCCCGCAGTCGTTCGGGGCGTTGCCCCTCCGACTGGGGGCTACGAAGCGTCCGACCGCAAGCGGTCGTCTGTTCTTCGTAAAGGCACACGGAACGTGTAACCCTGTGTAGGGACGCACGAAAGTGTCTAGTGGGAGGGCGTCCATTGTCGGACGGAAACAGCATCGTAGCCTTGACGGGGACGGACGCCCTCCGACTTGACACTCCCGTGCGTCCCTACTGGGTTCGTCCCGCTTCACCCATCGTCCCGTGCGTTCCTACAAGATGACGTTTCCCTCTAATCTCTAACTTCTAACCTCTAATCTTCCTTCCCCCTCCTCCTCCAACAACTTCCCCGCGAAAAGGGACCTCGTGAGAGGTCCGACGCATCGTAGCCGTCGGTCGGAGGGGCTACAGCCCCGAACGACCGATGGGGGCAAGACGGTAGCAGTTTATCGACCCCTTGTGGGTCGGACCAGACAAAGGCTACAGCTCCAGTCCGACCTTCCACAAGGGGAGGTCGCTTGTTTCAGGTGGCTTCCCTACCCCGCAGTCGTTCGGGGCGTTGCCCCTCCGACTGGGGGCTACGAAGCGTCCGACCGCAAGCGGTCGTCTGTTCTTCGTAAAGGCACACGGAACGTGTAACCCTGTGTAGGGACGCACGGGTGTGTCCAGCGGGAGACCTTCGTTGTATCAAAGGTTACAGCATCGTGGTTTTAACGGGGACGGACGCACGAACCGTGCGTCCCTACATTTCGCTATACGTCTCGCTTGGACACAACGGACGCACGAGCCGTGCGTCCCTACAGGGCGCAGTGGGGAGGGAATCCTCCGATCTCTAACTTCTAACCTCTAATCTCTAATAACATATCTTTACGAGGAAATTCGTCCGATTCCCTCCTTTCTCGAATATCCACGTGGAAAATCTCAAATCTCCACGTGGATATTTTTTATTTTCCACGTGGGCGTCATTCATTTCCTCCGAAGTTTCATTTGATTCTTCCGAAGTTTCATTTCATTCCTCCGAAGAATTTTTTATTCTCCACGTGGAGATTTCGAAATATCCACGTGGAAATCACTTTTCCCCGACACAGCTCTGTATCGATACGTGTCCGACTCTAAATTATTGTAACGATCCAACCTCCAGTAGGAGGGCGCCCCTCCCCATTAAAAGCAAGACGTCGCCGTGTAGGGACGCACGAGAGTGTCAAGTGGGAGGGCGTCCATTGTCGAACGGAAACAGCATCGTAGCCTTGACGGGGACGGACGCCCTCCGACTTGACACTCCCGTGCGTCCCTACTGGGTTCGTCCCGCTTCACCCATCGTCCCGTGCGTTCCTACAAGATGACGTTTCCCTCTAATCTCTAACTTCTAACCTCTAATCTTCCTTCCCCCTCCTCCTCCAACAACTTCCCCGCAAAAAGGGACCTCGTGAGAGGTCCGACGCATCGTAGCCGTCGGTCGGAGGGGCTACAGCCCCGAACGACCGATGGGGGCAAGACGGTAGCAGTTTATCGACCCCTTGTGGGTCGGACTAAACAAGGGCTACAGCTTCAGTCCGACCGCCGTTCGCCTGCTCTCCGTAAAGACGTGTATCCCAGTGTAGGGCTATATGCGTAGTTCTAACGAGAGAGAAAACAGTTGCTATTCAGCTCTGAGCAATCTGTCTTTAGCTAGAGCCGTCCAGTAAAAGTTTTTCAGCGAAAGAAGAGCCTCCTATTTGTCTATTAGATATATCCGCTTGTCATCAATTTGTGTGTCAAGACTCCAATGATCTCAATAATTATAACAATGAGATTGAGCAACAACGAAGTAAACAACTTCTCCCTGGCAGTCTTGACGTTCAATAGTATTCTTTTGATGATTGCAAGGAGCAACATTGCTAAAGACGTCACAAATGAAGTTACAACAAACAAAACAGCCCCCTTAATGAAAATGATGCCAAAAGGATCGCTATGATATATTTCCATAACATCCTCTTTACTACCCAACGAAAAGTATGATAGAAAGATTATGATTGGAAGTTCAATCAAAGCAAATGCTATGGTCATTATCCAACTATTATTTCTTAGTGCCGTCTTCATTACACACCAGAATACCAATAGTGCCCTAAACGTTTTGCAGGGTAAAGAGAAAAGGGTAGGCTTGTAATTGGGAAGAAAAACACAGCTAGTGAGAGCTGTCACAAACCACCCTGTTCAATGGCAAATATAACACTATTCGCACAAGTAGTCCGACTCATACCTTGAGAAATTATCCAACGATTAGTCAAGAAGCATAGCACAGATCGATGTCGAGTATTACCTTGGCAAGGTCTATCAATAAAGCATCGGCAGGTTAACCACAAACATCTTGCCCCCACCAATCGTCTAGTCCGACCCACAAGGGGTCGATCTTCTACCACGTTCGCCTGTCCATCGGTCGTTCGGGGCTGTAGCCCCTCCGACCGACGGCTACGATGCGTCGGACCTCTACGAGGTCCTTTCTTAACAGAGTGATCGAAGTGGTTAGAGGTCAGAAGTTAGAGATTAGAGGGGATGGGGGGCTAGTGGCTCTAGCCAACAGCCAACAGCTAACAGCCAACAGCTAATCTCTAATTTTCGTACCTTTGAAGTCGTAAGTTTTACCCGTGAGCCGAAGGTCTCACCTTTAAAGTAAAGAACCTCTATCGCATTATGAGCAACGAAATGACTGATCAGACTTTATCAACCCAAGAGCAGCCTATGAGCATCGCTGAGCGTGCTGCCGACAATATCCGCGCCCTCGCTATCTCGATGGTCGAGCGTGCTAAGAGTGGCCACCCAGGTGGTGCTATGGGCGGAGCGGACTTTATCCAGGTCCTCTTCTCCGAGCAACTGCGCTATGACCCACGCCACCCGGAGCACCCCGCACGGGATCGCTTCTTTATGGATCCTGGCCATATGTCGCCAATGCTCTACGCACAGCTCGCGCTGGCGGGATTCTTTACGATGGACGAGCTGGCAGCCTTCCGCTCGTGGGGCAGTCCTACGCCAGGACACCCAGAGCTCTCGCGTAGCCGTATGATCGAGAACACTAGTGGTCCGCTGGGACAGGGACACACCTACGCTGTGGGTGCCGCCATTGCGGCGAAGTTCCTCCAGCACCGTCTTGGTGACACGCTGATGCCACAGCGCATCTACGCTTTTATCTCTGATGGCGGTATCCAAGAGGAGATCAGTCAGGGTGCGGGGCGCATCGCGGGCGACCTCGGACTGGACAACCTGATCATGTACTACGACTGCAACGACATACAACTCTCGACGCGTGTCGAGGACATCACGGCTGAGGACGTTGCGGCCAAGTATGATGCGTGGGGCTGGAACGTCTTTGAGGTGCCAGGCAATGACCCAGCAGCGCTGAGTCAGGTGCTACAAGACGCTATCGAGACTTCCGAAGAGACGGGTGCCCCGACGCTCATCATTGGCTACACCAATATGGCTTACAAGGCGGTCGACGAGGAGGGTAATCCGCTGGCTAATCTGATCGCAACGCACGGCCAACCGCTCTCTAAGGCGGGTGCTTCGTATGCTAAGACGATGGAGGCGCTGGGTGCTGACCCAGACAATCCTTTCACCATATACGAGGATGTAGCAGCCTTCTACGCTGATCGTCGTGAGGAGCTGATCGCCTACTGGGATGGTCAGTACAAGATCCAGGAGAAATACAAGAAGGAGCACCCTGATCAGGCGAAGCTCTATGACCGCTGGTTTGCTGCAGAGCCTACCTACGATGTGGCTTGGCTGG is part of the Porphyromonas asaccharolytica DSM 20707 genome and harbors:
- a CDS encoding magnesium transporter CorA family protein, whose protein sequence is MRKFYLPKQQFTQVDTLEPHTWVKVVQPTSEDIDYLCDELGIPDGFIGDTADSDERPRTEEEDGWRLTIIRIPIETPEGTTPYNTVPVGIISHLEKQLIVTICYHRTDLMPDFIQHNQRKGISVDTDIDFILRLIMSSAVWFLKYLKQISFLILETEEALEKSIRNEDLLQMMRLQKCFVYFNTSIRGNESVIGRFKVSHYEQYDTDLAEDVTIELNQAYNMVNVYSDVMNGTMDAFGGIINNNINTIMRRMTSISMILMLPTLVASLYGMNVDLPWAEHPLAFIGIMVVCLIFSAIAFWLFKRIHWF
- a CDS encoding transketolase family protein, whose translation is MSNEMTDQTLSTQEQPMSIAERAADNIRALAISMVERAKSGHPGGAMGGADFIQVLFSEQLRYDPRHPEHPARDRFFMDPGHMSPMLYAQLALAGFFTMDELAAFRSWGSPTPGHPELSRSRMIENTSGPLGQGHTYAVGAAIAAKFLQHRLGDTLMPQRIYAFISDGGIQEEISQGAGRIAGDLGLDNLIMYYDCNDIQLSTRVEDITAEDVAAKYDAWGWNVFEVPGNDPAALSQVLQDAIETSEETGAPTLIIGYTNMAYKAVDEEGNPLANLIATHGQPLSKAGASYAKTMEALGADPDNPFTIYEDVAAFYADRREELIAYWDGQYKIQEKYKKEHPDQAKLYDRWFAAEPTYDVAWLEIAQKANQATRAASATVLGELAKRVDNLIVASADLSNSDKTDGYLKGTKALEAGDFSGKFLQAGVSELTMAAICVGITLHGGMRAACGTFFVFSDYMKPVIRMAGLMEQPVIFIWSHDSFRVGEDGPTHEPVEQEAQIRLLEHLHNHSGRRALQALRPADVHEATVAWQMAMENLHTPTALILSRQNIQDLPNPTYERACQLKRGAYVVSDTTPAGETPDLTLIASGSEVSTLVQAAELLKGKGHKLRIVSVPSEGLFFDQPEAYRESVIPAGGARFGLTAGLPVTLLRLVGDMEHIHGLESFGFSAPYTVLDEKLGFTAEAVAQRIEELCR
- the zupT gene encoding zinc transporter ZupT, coding for MLLDTSNTQVFYAFLITLWAGLSTGIGSALIFFTKRTNRIFLSVSLGFSAGVMVYVSFVELFRSAETTMTPFYGERLATLYATLAFFAGVALIGIIDRLIPEAENPHELPDQSAVRNLQNESVQTTTVHQQSLLRTGMVTAIVLAIHNFPEGMVTFMSALTDLSLALPIAIAIALHNIPEGISVAIPIYHATGNKRKAFFLSLASGLAEPIGGLLGFLLLRPFLTPTVLGCCFAIIAGIMVYISFDELLPAAERFGHHHTALYGLIGGMAFMALSLLLL